In candidate division WOR-3 bacterium, the sequence ATAGCCCTTTTCCCGCCGTAATAGACGATATCCTGGTTTAGGGAATCAGGAATGGCAATGAGCATTATCGATAATAAGAATGGTGAGGGCATACCTGACCATCAAGCAGCGGCAAGCGGGCAGCTTGAGCAGAGGGGTTTTTTCCGACAGTAGGTTTTGGCAAGCCGCACCAAAAGGGCGTGAAACTCATTAAATACCCCTACCACCAACCTCTTGTTCGTCCCGATTTTTGCGACGAGGTCATTTTCTATTCTCTTCCTTAACTCCTCGTATGGCTCCTTACCGCTGATTAAGCCATATCTATAAAAAATCCTTCTGGTATAGGCGTCAACGACAAAGACCGGTCGGTTAAAGGCATAAAGTAATATGGAATCGGCTGTCTCCGGTCCGATGCCATAACACTTGAGAAGCTCTTCTCTTAATTTCTTGGTGCTGATTCGTGCCAGTTTTTTTAGCCCACCTTTTGCCTTGAGCCACCTCACCACCCCTAAAAGGCGTTGGGCTTTAATATTAAAATAACCACTAGGACGAATCAGGTGTGCCAGTGTTGCCGGTTCAATAGTGCTGATTTGGTCAAGGTTTAAGAGTCCGGCTCTTTTAAGATTGGCTATTGCCTTTTGGACATTTTCCCAGGCGGTATTCTGGGTGAGAACTGCGCCGACAATTACCTCAAAAGGGCTTTCCGCCGGCCACCAGTTTTGCGGACCAAAATGGTGATAAAGGAGCGAATAAATCGCCAATAGGTTCATTTTTTCTCCTGACCGTGAATCGGACAGGAAGCAGTTGGTTCGGTGCCCTTGATAAAAACCTCGTACCGGGCTTTGGGGCATTGCGGCAGTGCCAGTTTCCCAGACTCCTCGCAGATATAGGCGGTGGTGATCTCCGGTGGCGCAGGAAATGCGGTGACGGTGTCCTGGTAAATTTCCTTCATAATTTCCCCCCATACTGGAGCAGCAATTACCCCACCGGTCGCACCGGGGAAGATGGTTCGCTTGGTGTCATACCCAATCCAGATACCGCAGGTCAAACTGGGCGTATAACCGATAAACCAGGCGTCGGTATAGTCGTCGGTTGTGCCGGTTTTGCCAGCTGCTGGTCCTCGAAATCCCCTGAGGCGAATAGCGGTGCCGGTTCCTTCATTGACAACACTTTGCATCATACTGGTGAGAATATAGGCGCTCTGTGGTCTGATTACCAGCTTAGGATTAGGGTGATTCTCCTCTAATACAAGACCGTATTCATCTTCAACCCGGGTGATGAAGAATGGCTTCACCCGGACGCCCTGATTGGCAATGGTGTTAAACGCATTGACAATTTCCAAGAGTGTTAGTTCAACCGAGCCAAGGGCAATTGAATAATAGGGAGGGATAGTTTCTTCTATTCCTAAGAGGTTGGCGTATTTACCAACAA encodes:
- a CDS encoding endonuclease III domain-containing protein; the encoded protein is MNLLAIYSLLYHHFGPQNWWPAESPFEVIVGAVLTQNTAWENVQKAIANLKRAGLLNLDQISTIEPATLAHLIRPSGYFNIKAQRLLGVVRWLKAKGGLKKLARISTKKLREELLKCYGIGPETADSILLYAFNRPVFVVDAYTRRIFYRYGLISGKEPYEELRKRIENDLVAKIGTNKRLVVGVFNEFHALLVRLAKTYCRKKPLCSSCPLAAA